Genomic window (Cryptococcus deuterogattii R265 chromosome 7, complete sequence):
GCGCGGACGGCAAAATATTTGGGGTGCAAGCATGCCAAAAATTACCATCTCAGGAAAAATGCCCCAAACAAAACAGGCacaaaaagtggaggctTGGATCCTTCCCTCAGCGGACGGAGCACCCCCGGTACGCTTTCCCTGCGTTACGGTAACCGCCCTGACAGTGTAATGTTATTTTGCTCACGTCATGACGTCGTACACCtctaccttttttttctctctccattctATCACTGGAACTCCgtcattttctctttcctctttcacgTGTTGCTCAACAGAGTCGTACTCTTATACTGCTGCAGCTTGGCAGACATCCTGCTGTACATCTGCACACCATTTGCTCGGCCTTTACCAAGGATACGGGAGACCAGGGCAGCATCACATATTCTCGCTGCTTTTTAGGTGGATACGCATAACATCAACAATCTGGCTATTGACGCTGCTTATCAGGTGGATACGCATAACATTGACAGCTACTACTAATCCCAACCCAACGCagctcttccacttctaACAAGTCAGTCAAGTAGGCATTAGTTCGCAAGCACCCAAAAGCAAACGAACAGAGTGACGGAGGCCGAGATGGAATGACACAAATGAACATCCAAAAatattatttattatctATCCATCACTGAACTTCCCTCAGATCGAAGGGCGCATCATCCAGTCCCCAGTCTTCCAGCTTCGATTGAATGCTGACGAGACACAAGATACAAGACATCAAGACCAAGCGAATTGGCAACTCTTTGAGTCCAACGCCAAGTGTACGAATATCCGGTCTCTTCGGCTTCAGCAAAGCGGCCATCGTCGGTGATGGTTTCATGCACTTCATgttccctctcctcttcttctatcttGGATTTCTTACTCATGCTGTGTTATATTAACTTGTTTTATTATTTCCTATACTACGATGACCGGCATTAGGAGTAGTATATACTGCCATGTGCAAGCGCTTTTCTTCAACGGcgcttctcttccaccatgCACTTCTTCCAGCCTCTTGAAAAGTTTATCACGATCATCACCGATGATCTGTTCGTCGCCACCATTCACGTAttctccttcgtcttccgtTTTCCTCCACATGGGCTATACGATATTTATTTCTGCCGTCATTTGTTTACTTTAGAGTAGCGGTGCCACATGCGCTAAAAACGCTATAAAAAGACACCGGGCATGCGGGCATGCGCAAACTGGCCGCCGACATCATGCAGATCATATCGCCACTTTCATTATTCAAGGACATACATCAATGCCTTTATTTTATTATTGCTCGTGACCTTCGTagctccttcctctttctctctctcatcgCTCATTCTTTAATCAAATGATCAATTGCAGATCTACAGCCGCAGCCCTGCTTCCTAATACTGTAGCCTAAGTAATAGACCGTTAAATGGCGGCGAAAAAGGCGATATTAATTATCGAGGTAATACTACTGCGTAGAACGTGTaatccaaaaaaaaagcgaagatggaaagagcgAAGGGGGGGACTTGGGCCTGGAAAAAAGGGGTATACCAAGGCACGAAACAGAGGGCGAGTGTTTTTGTACCTAATAAAGAAAGTAAATGATGCATACAACACTTAAGCATTTGTAACTACTATATACTATCCTTATATCCTGCAAGTGATGACGATATTAACCCTATGAaaacctcttttcttccaacaGTGATCACCAAACACTCTGACTCTTGCGGTCcagactcttcttccctacATCCACCCATGGCCGACATACTCCTTCAACAATTACATTATCCACCCCTTCAAACCATCTCGACTTTAGAGCTTTCTTGGCGGTAAACCTCCGACTGGGGTCAAGCGTCAAGAGACCCTCAATCACTTCACTTGCTGCTGCCCTCAATTCATCGAGTCCTTCTTGAAGATGGGGGACAATAAGGAGGGAAGTCAAAGGGGTTGGTTGGGAGAGCGGGAATTCAATTTTGCCTGCGTCTGGGAGCTGGCTAAAAGCCTATTGAATTAAATGATAAGCTTTCGTATCCCACAAAGTACCCCGTCGAAATGAGATGAGATATTGAAAATCAGCGGGTGAAAAAATGAACTTACAGGCCAAGTGTCAGGGGTGGGAATCCCCCTGATCTTGAAGATACTAGCCGCCAGGCCTAACGTACCGAAACTGACGTCGAACATTGGCTGTCTTTCACCCATTTCCCGATTATCACCCTCTGTTGTAGTGCCAGTGCGATAACCAGTGCGGCTTCCATCGCCATCGCTCTTTCGTATGCGATGCCAGGGCTCATCAAGCGGATCTGGGTCCTCGTTATCGTCGCTTGaaacttctttttctttttcgctACCGCTTCCAATGTCGCTATCACTGTCACTAGTGCTACCATCAAATCCCTGAGGGTAAGATTGCCCAAATGGCCTGAACATTTGAGCAATCACACATCCCGCTGCCCAAGAGTCTACAGCGCATGGGTCGTACCTGACCGGTGAAAACAAAAGTTCGGGTGCTCGGTAGGCACCCGTTCCGACATTACACGACGTCCGAGCCCTATCGCCTTCATCGTTGCTCTGGGCCTGTTCTTTCCTATTTGCCGAACGACCATGCCGCGCGACAGATCCGCCTCGGCTGTTCAACTTTACATTCGATGAGCGCGACCAGGCAGTACCGAAATCGACAAGCTTAAGGTTCCCACGAAAGTCAATCAGGATATTTGACGGGTTAATGTCGCGATGCGCAACGTCATTGAATGCCAGATAACTGAGGGCCGTGAGCAGCTGATATGATAAACCTGTAGTAACATTGGGAGACGACAGACAGGAAGGTGGAACAGCAGGTGGTTCGAAGGGGAATGAAGGATCTTTGAATAGATCCGCCAGGATACAGGCGAATAGTGGAAAATGAAGGCGGTGTTCGAGGAGGTCGGTATCGTAATGGTACTCTAAAAGCTTGACGATCTGCAGTTATTTAGATACACGGAACTTGAGCTGCCCTATCCCGTTCGAATAACTATGGTCATGGCTACTTACATTTGAGTGATCCAATCTTCTGAGAATTTCAACCTCTTTTCGTACGTCATGGGGCAGAATACTTTTTAATCTCCCATTTGGGGGAGCAGAAACAATCTTGACGGCTTGCCATCCCTCAAGGCCTCCCAGATCCGTTGCTATCCAATGATCGGCGTCCGCAGTGCCTGGTTTACTCCTATTATCCCAGATTGTGGCAACCGACGGCACTGGTTGCGCTATCACGGCTCCATGCCTGCCTGATGTCGAAAAGGTCAATTTGGGGAAAGTATAAACAGTCAATTGGTCAAAACTGGACATACCTTGCCCGATGACCAGGCGCCTTCTGTCCATAGTAGTAACGATTCTATGTTCTTTGGGTGTATATATCTGAGCTAGTGATGAGGAACAACCATTTTGAGGCTCATATATGTCTATATAATTGCAGTCTACTTTGTTTGCCAGATTCGTTCGCTCTTGCTCGGTTTTCCGTAAGTTACATACGTACTTggttgtttgttttttgtTGCAGGcaacgaagaagagtatcTAAAGTGGAGGCCAAGATGTCTTTAATTACGTAAAACGCCATCCTTGCGCCTTTCCTTTGACCCATGGTTCTTTGGAACTTAATCTGAATTCGACAGATATGCACATCTATACTACGACAACCACCTGATGCAGATCTAGCTTGATCAATTGAGGGATAATACCATACATACAGTAATTTTGGCATTACAATCTGACGGAAAAAAGGTACACAGTTTATCTTTAAGCAACATAGTGAAGAATAGATCgatcttcctcgtctcgGGCCATGAACTAAATACAATGATGCAATGTTAGCAGTCTGAAATTCTGATAGATATCTCGCCGAGGCTAAGCCGTACAACAAACACTCACTTCTCGTTCAATCAGACTTTCCACTCTCTTCTTAATCTCCTTCACATCCGGCGGGAACCTCTTGGAGACATCGCTGACGACCCCATCGATCAATAGCTGGAGGGTAACCTTTTTGCGGGCTTTCATGATTCGGACAATGGTAGCTTCGAGGACGGATACTCGGTCAAGAGTGACTTGTTCGTTTGTCTTCCGAGATTCTTCGGCCTAAATGGCCCATGTGATATGGTAAGCAATGTGTGCGGTCGCTAAGTATTGTAATATGGCGGCGACTCACAGACATATCCTGTTGGATTTGGTTGACCTTGAATTTGATGCGTTCGCTCGTGAAGCCCTTGTTCCAAACAAAGATATCTGTCGGGTTGACTTCCTTACCGGCGGGTTTCTTAAGAAGGACTCGGGTGCCCTTCCTACCTAGAGCCAGCGACTGAAGCGTTCTGATTaattcattcttctctgaaAGGCACAGATCAGCCAAATAAGCGCCAACTCTCAGCTTAAGTCTTGATAGCAAATGAGGGAATAAAGCAACTTACCGATACCCGTCCTCTCCTTAATCTCCGCAAATGTCAAGCTTCCAACCTCATTAAACAAAAGGAGCACGACCGCCTGAAATAGACTGACTCCAACTTCGTACCGTCCACTGGGGAATCGAGCGGTAAGCGTAACTGTTGCGAGCTGGAATCGCCATGAGAGGACACGATTCTTGTGTTGAGTGGTGTACCAGGAGGTGAAAGCGTCGATTGAAGATTGAAGGGATGGCGTAAGGTGGAAGTTCCAGCCATCTTTGAGGAGTGGGTAGCTACaacgaaaaaaagagaagtgTCAGGTCAAGGGGGCAGTATGTGATGGATGACATTTGGGGATTGCGAAGTGAGGGAATGGCTGTGAACTTACGCAGGCCAAGCGGACTCCGTAAGTACGTTGGCGGTAAAGTTAGATGTCTCGCCATACTGTGCTGGATCTCTGGACTGTGCCAATTGGTATGATCGTACGAGCCTGGAGGAAGCAGTTAGAACACCAGATTTAGTTATAGGTAGACCAAATTTACGTTTCTGAAAGTTGAAggtccttcatcatcacgTCTCCCGACGTGAACTCTTCTCCTAGCTCTGCAATTCCATCATTAGCTTCACTCGCGCGTAAacaatggaagaagaatcagCATACCCTTTTGGAGTTTTGCCACCATGTTTTCTTCCTGATCATTACTCGCACTTTTATTTAACAACAACCTCTTCGCCAACTGACTCGAATAAAATGCCTTGAACacatctttgtctttggtAAATCCGATCAAAGCGACAATCTCATCCAAATGGTTGTTAAACTGTTCTTCAGTACCTGATCCCTGACCTTTACGCATGGCAGCATCGAGATGCTTGGCAATCCACTCGGCAGGGGCATTTTGTCTACTACCCATCCCTGTCTTGAAACCCGTCCTGACGGCTTCTTCGAGTTCAAAcattctcattctcacgttctgtttcttttcccttacagtttccatctctttttctctctcctctttctcctcaacGGAAATCATTTGCACATCATCATTCGCTAGAAGAGGCTTGGCGTCTTCttcggagaagaggttggatACAGCCTTTTCGGCGAAACGTTTAAGTTTGAGGATTTCGTCTATCATATGTGGGTCGTTGGCTGGGTCGGAAATGAGTGTGGAAACTCTGTTGCAGAGATAATTTTCGAGAGATTTGACGAAAGAGGCGAATTTATCAGTTTCAATGGAAAACTGGTACAACTCTGAGAACCCTTTTGCTTCGTCGTTGCTCatagcttcttcaacagctAACTCGATTACTTTGTTGGTTGTTTCAGTTTGGCCAACTTTTCTCAGGTCGCGCGACAATGGTTGGAGCGCAAATGTATGGAAACACTCGCGTATCcgatcttcctcttcggcTATCTTGGCAAGAAACCAGGGAGCGTATTCTCCGGCTTTTCGATTACCTTTTCAATTTCAAAAACCGCATTTCTCAGAGCGGAGGTGTAATACTCATTGGTCTCATCTTGGTAAGCAGTTGCGAGTTCGCCAAATGTCTGGAGAGTTTGCGCAATCTTGTCTACGGCCAGCATCGTGGGTCGGGCGGTCGAGGGACTGTATTGGTATGAgctttgaaaaaaaaaaagaggccATCAAATAAGTGCTCACGTTCCGGTTTGCCTTTCTTCTGATAGCCACCTGAAAATGCAATCGATAATTACCCTATGTATTACAGTGTCCTGCCAGACGATGGACTTGAATTTGGCCATCGCTCTGGACCGCAAGATATTAGGATCAGAAAAGGAACTGTGGTAGACTTTGTCAAGGTGAACCAATAATGAGCTGAGAAGATTCTGGAAGGAATAAGCGTGAACGTTGAGGGTATGAGACGATTACAGTAACTCACTGTTCTCGCAGTCCAGACTTGCCAACTTTGGCATAATTTTCCCAGTGTGCTTCTGTCTCTAGCCAAAATACTTCCTCTTAATTCCCTGGAAATCCTTTCCGTATAGTTATCAATAGATCTGGTGCACTTGTCAGAAAGTTGGAAGGCAGCATCTCGATCTTGAAGTACCACAGCCTGGCATATTGTAGTGATGTGTTGATAACTTAATGGCGTTGGTTGGCCTGCCAATATTGCGTCTATTGATTTGAATAATGGGTCCAATTTGTCCGTGGCCTGTGACTGAACCAAAGCTTAAGATCGGTACTTAGCTCAGAGACACTCAATCTCAGCTTCGAAACTCACTAGGTAACTCAAGCTTTACGATGCGACCCGTGGAGCGCAGACTGCCGCTTCCGGGTATGATGAAGTCGACATGGGCTCTTACACTTGGCCTGTAAGAGCTGAATGCGTTGGTAGTCGACGGATATACCACGAGTGAGGGCATTATGAAGTTTGGGATAATTGCAAGTCGAGGGAATGGCTGTCAAGATTACAAGTATCGTCGATTGGGCCGGTGCGTACAATGCACGAAATGATGCCCGCCTTCGGAGATGACCTACGCTGAGTCCAGATTTGGGGGACTTGGAAGTCACGCCGCTGCAAACAGGATGAGCTACGGAGTTCTTTAACTCTCCGTATTCCAAGCGAAATCCCCTTACAACGACCCACGGGCCTCCAGATTCGTTATCTAGAACGAGTCACGCAACCCGGCCATGCGAATACGTAATGCCAATACTGGATAAGCATTCTCTGGCGTCGGCGTCTCGTGTCTTCCACCGAATCCGCCAAATGcactttcctttttttgcCTTGCAACTTTTTTATTCCAATCTTTGACAATCTAGCATGGCTGAGCTTGCTCCCTCTCAAGATGGAAAGCTTGCTGAGGCGTCCAACCAAGACTCTCAGTCTACACTCCGTCTGCGCAAGACTCTCCCGCACAACAATTCTGAAAGCATCTCCAGTGTAGGCGACGAAAAGTCCGCCGACACCGAAGACAAATCTCAGGATCAAGTTACCTGGGGTAAAACCTCTACTGGAGCAGTCTTTCGTGTGCCCAACACCCATTCCTTCGTGCATACCTTGCTCACTACTACTCATCGATCGTCTCTCACCCGGCTCACACTTTTCTCGCTCGTCGCTCAGCCCGTGCTGTTCTACTTATTGCGTAACCATCGGCTTTTGCGCTCGGTCTTCTTTTTACTATACTTTGCCTTCTGGCGAGGATGTTATGATTGGGGTTTCGCGTGGGTGCTCAGAAAGCAAAgcgagaagaaatgggtCGTAAAGCTCCTCAGGAACTGGGGATGGTTGGACGTCAATTCGGAACAAGGCGGAGAACAAGGTCGAGCATGGGCCaagtggtggaagagagaactcgaaatgaagatggatAATGGGTATAAATGGGAGAGTGTTCCACAAGAGTTCAATGCCTGGTTGATGTTCCGACAGTTGGTCGATGTGGTGCTCCTCAAGTGGGTCATGCGCTCTTGCTGCCGTACTGGTCTCTAACACTCTTTAGCGATTTTGTCTCTTACGCCTGTTTCGCTTGGGCCAACCTGCATTTCCCTCCCAATCATTCTGTATTCATGCACATCTTCCGTTGGGTATTAGGCTGGTCTCTCATCTTGTTCAACCTTTGGGTCAAGATGGACGCCCACCGAGTCGTCAAGGACTATGCGTGGTACTGGGGTGATGCTTTTTGGCTTATGGTCATGCAGCATGATCTGGTATTTGATGGTGTTTACGAGATCGCGCCTCATCCCATGTACTCTGTGGGATATGCCGGTTACTATGGTCTCTCAATGGGTGAGTCATTAGCGTTACAGAAAGTGATTTCTACTGACAGTGATGATAGTCGTTGGCTCATACACCGTGCTTTTCGTTTCTCTTGCTGCCCACGCTGCCCAGttcgctttccttctttggtTCGAGAATCCTCGTAAGTAAAGTATTTTGTTCTGGAACCCGGTTGCTAAGCTTTCCAGACATTGAACGAACCTATGGCGGCGGCAAGAAACCTTTGGCTTCTCGTGTCCCTCTTGCCTGGGAGCAAACTGAGCATGAACCGGAACAACTTGAGGGGAGCAGCTCGACCGTTGTTGAAGGCTCCGAAGCGCCTACTCCCTCTGCTACTGAAGGTAGGTTCCATCGGAATTTGGAAAGCGCATATCTGACAATAGAAAAGGGGAAACAGAGACTGAACCCGAGCTCCCTGAACTCCCCTCTGTTAAAGAGTCCGACCCTCAAATCTGCAAGCCGCGATCAGACAGCGTGTTCAGCACTACTTCTGCGATAATTGCTGAAGGCGCTAGCTGTGGCAAACGTCCTGCTGTCAGGAAGAGTTTCAGCCACCGTACAAAGTTTACCATGCACGACCTCAGGCATAGGTTCTTCAGGAAGCCCGTCGTGGTCTTTTCTCGCTTGGATATGCTTCGGTAAGTAATCCTTTAATATTTAGAGTCTTCTAACCCTATGAAGATCTACGGACTTTGCCTTGGTCCTTCTCGTAATTTATGCTCTTTCGAGCCTCATCCCGTCCCTTTCGCTTAACGTTTCTCTTGCTGGCCATTTCCTCCatgctcttctttggcgactcttccactctttcGGCCTTGGTCTCATCCTTCGAGCCCAGTCAAAATCCAAGTGGCTTGTGAGGCATTACTTGAAGCATTATCACTATCCTGAGGATGCGCAcattgatgatgaggatgagagcgaTATCAAGGAAAGTGTTGTGAAGCGTGCTACTGAAGAATCGTTTGGTAACTGGCAAGTGATGTACAATATCAGCTTGGTTATGACTTATGGTAAGTAACTGTTCGATCGTTCAATTGCATGGGCTAACTACGCATAGTCTCATTTGTTGGCCTTGCTTGGAAGACataccatcttccatctgACTGGACTGTCAGCGGTACTATGCTTCGTCATGTGCTTGGTCTCGTGAGTGATTAGATTCGCTATAAAAATATCATTGACTCCTCCCAGTCCCTCATTGCGCTTCATATCTGGTCTGCCGTTTCCAGTTACGAAGTTCTCGGCGATTTTGGTTGGCTCTATTctgatttcttcctcatcgaacAAATTCCCTCGCAGCT
Coding sequences:
- a CDS encoding serine/threonine protein kinase; translated protein: MDRRRLVIGQGRHGAVIAQPVPSVATIWDNRSKPGTADADHWIATDLGGLEGWQAVKIVSAPPNGRLKSILPHDVRKEVEILRRLDHSNIVKLLEYHYDTDLLEHRLHFPLFACILADLFKDPSFPFEPPAVPPSCLSSPNVTTGLSYQLLTALSYLAFNDVAHRDINPSNILIDFRGNLKLVDFGTAWSRSSNVKLNSRGGSVARHGRSANRKEQAQSNDEGDRARTSCNVGTGAYRAPELLFSPVRYDPCAVDSWAAGCVIAQMFRPFGQSYPQGFDGSTSDSDSDIGSGSEKEKEVSSDDNEDPDPLDEPWHRIRKSDGDGSRTGYRTGTTTEGDNREMGERQPMFDVSFGTLGLAASIFKIRGIPTPDTWPAFSQLPDAGKIEFPLSQPTPLTSLLIVPHLQEGLDELRAAASEVIEGLLTLDPSRRFTAKKALKSRWFEGVDNVIVEGVCRPWVDVGKKSLDRKSQSVW
- a CDS encoding ubiquitin-protein ligase (genome sequence mistake), giving the protein MSNDEAKGFSELYQFSIETDKFASFVKSLENYLCNRVSTLISDPANDPHMIDEILKLKRFAEKAVSNLFSEEDAKPLLANDDVQMISVEEKEEREKEMETVREKKQNVRMRMFELEEAVRTGFKTGMGSRQNAPAEWIAKHLDAAMRKGQGSGTEEQFNNHLDEIVALIGFTKDKDVFKAFYSSQLAKRLLLNKSASNDQEENMVAKLQKELGEEFTSGDVMMKDLQLSETLVRSYQLAQSRDPAQYGETSNFTANVLTESAWPAYPLLKDGWNFHLTPSLQSSIDAFTSWYTTQHKNRVLSWRFQLATVTLTARFPSGRYEVGVSLFQAVVLLLFNEVGSLTFAEIKERTGIEKNELIRTLQSLALGRKGTRVLLKKPAGKEVNPTDIFVWNKGFTSERIKFKVNQIQQDMSAEESRKTNEQVTLDRVSVLEATIVRIMKARKKVTLQLLIDGVVSDVSKRFPPDVKEIKKRVESLIEREFMARDEEDRSILHYVA
- a CDS encoding phosphatidylethanolamine N-methyltransferase, with protein sequence MAELAPSQDGKLAEASNQDSQSTLRLRKTLPHNNSESISSVGDEKSADTEDKSQDQVTWGKTSTGAVFRVPNTHSFVHTLLTTTHRSSLTRLTLFSLVAQPVLFYLLRNHRLLRSVFFLLYFAFWRGCYDWGFAWVLRKQSEKKWVVKLLRNWGWLDVNSEQGGEQGRAWAKWWKRELEMKMDNGYKWESVPQEFNAWLMFRQLVDVVLLNDFVSYACFAWANLHFPPNHSVFMHIFRWVLGWSLILFNLWVKMDAHRVVKDYAWYWGDAFWLMVMQHDLVFDGVYEIAPHPMYSVGYAGYYGLSMVVGSYTVLFVSLAAHAAQFAFLLWFENPHIERTYGGGKKPLASRVPLAWEQTEHEPEQLEGSSSTVVEGSEAPTPSATEGETETEPELPELPSVKESDPQICKPRSDSVFSTTSAIIAEGASCGKRPAVRKSFSHRTKFTMHDLRHRFFRKPVVVFSRLDMLRSTDFALVLLVIYALSSLIPSLSLNVSLAGHFLHALLWRLFHSFGLGLILRAQSKSKWLVRHYLKHYHYPEDAHIDDEDESDIKESVVKRATEESFGNWQVMYNISLVMTYVSFVGLAWKTYHLPSDWTVSGTMLRHVLGLSLIALHIWSAVSSYEVLGDFGWLYSDFFLIEQIPSQLAYTGIYRFLNNPERSMGGAAFFGLWLISNSKLVFALALASHLSHWWFLTFVEGPHMQRLYGKRLRKDGGLTKTLKNVAGKTIASKTGKHAHDIQRVVQEVRGSIEKVEEKVTEAVEEFLDHARPMFTDMVNDTRVLLQQSRERMIITRVANDISAYDTSRYGLHIATSSSAPTPRFYVGQPIRVSWTAPSNHSRKDWIGIYRLGSCKSQLVTRVSSVGKWMPIYEEEWNGNDPVDPAERERKGDSGEVVFRGDQLPWQPGEYELRYHHDGKHNVMSRLAPVEIVVDKPKSSSVKAIHQTLLNIVCVSLDSDPNLVPKSARKKTTPAAIPASHVSEVSLREDLPAIQESDGKEIEEGAEHDTEHNQKEGEALMPTTLTGFNTMGKSTKIPRRTSRSDKLSEDHADQDDTPSLNTPIASGVPTPSTHPPSSPIPPFSSNGTPFSSSAQSFASANDPDYTDGHGDDDDFVIMTENQAKRIAHLAEMAFGVELSPDVVVAEANVGSLARRIVGARSLIK